The Neobacillus sp. PS3-34 genome has a window encoding:
- a CDS encoding nuclear transport factor 2 family protein: MSVVFSKVQDVLENYKSAIYEKDVERFLSAYAPDIHIYDCWGHWESAGISQWRETVKAWFTGLTEEGVLLKVDFNDLVVEENTNLAFVHCAVTFAAHNESGEKLRQMTNRFTFGLRKENESWTITHEHSSLPINMENGKGIFNLK, encoded by the coding sequence ATGAGTGTTGTCTTTAGTAAAGTCCAGGACGTTCTGGAAAATTACAAATCTGCTATTTATGAGAAAGATGTTGAGAGATTTTTATCTGCCTACGCTCCTGACATCCACATTTATGATTGTTGGGGACACTGGGAGAGTGCAGGTATTTCTCAATGGAGGGAAACGGTGAAAGCCTGGTTTACTGGTTTAACTGAGGAAGGAGTTTTACTCAAAGTAGATTTTAATGATTTAGTAGTGGAAGAAAATACGAATCTCGCTTTCGTTCATTGTGCTGTTACGTTCGCTGCTCACAACGAATCTGGAGAGAAACTTCGTCAAATGACAAATAGATTCACATTTGGTTTGAGAAAAGAAAATGAATCTTGGACCATAACACATGAACATTCATCATTGCCAATTAATATGGAAAATGGGAAGGGTATTTTTAATTTAAAGTAA
- the abc-f gene encoding ribosomal protection-like ABC-F family protein, with product MVKNITFEAYEGEKVGIVGANGSGKSTILKLIAGIEPMNYYPGYPQTSSPGYDEGLINLPRSATKAYLEQSPLYPEGLKVIDVLNMAFEEIDSIESLMRELEEQMKTLEDTALEKALKKYSDLVQLFEVKGGYEREEKLSKVCTGLQFTESFLNKDFDLLSGGEKTTVVLGKLLIHNPDILLLDEPTNHLDMDSIEWLEGYLKSYKGIVIIVSHDRYFLDNVVSKIVEIEDMESISYKGNYSSFISQKEENMRIQYEHFREQQKKVNNMEKQVMSLRDWAMRADNNKFFRRAASIQKKLDKMERIDKPVFERRNMRLDFKAAGRSGNETIKAIGLSKSYDDKVILKNADVMIHYGERVGLIGPNGSGKTTFLKMLLVEEQPDHGVVKLGANVLAAYLPQKITFKDEELTLLEAFREDISIVEGKAREYLSKFMFYKSSVFKKVKHLSGGERIRLKLAMLLFQDINLLILDEPTNHLDIDSIETLEEALDDFKGTIFFISHDRYFINKIGERVIAVEDHSLKSYPGNYDYFKSEKEKASLKEVKEPVVKADKVKKQRNNPEDSKTEAAKAKALASIERLENEIREIDTTMAADHMDYEKLNELYVRRMDLSKELDAVMDLWLSFGD from the coding sequence GTGGTTAAAAATATAACCTTTGAAGCTTATGAAGGAGAGAAAGTTGGCATCGTAGGTGCAAATGGAAGTGGAAAGAGCACGATTCTTAAGTTGATTGCTGGAATAGAGCCGATGAATTACTATCCAGGTTACCCGCAAACCTCAAGCCCTGGATATGATGAAGGCCTTATTAACTTGCCGAGAAGTGCTACAAAGGCATACCTCGAACAATCGCCTCTGTATCCGGAAGGCTTAAAAGTCATCGATGTTTTAAACATGGCTTTTGAGGAGATTGACAGCATTGAAAGTCTAATGCGCGAACTTGAAGAGCAAATGAAAACCTTGGAAGACACTGCACTGGAAAAAGCCTTGAAAAAATACAGTGATCTTGTTCAATTATTTGAAGTAAAGGGCGGATACGAACGGGAAGAAAAATTAAGCAAGGTTTGCACAGGGCTTCAATTTACTGAAAGCTTTTTAAACAAGGATTTTGATTTATTAAGCGGGGGTGAAAAAACGACAGTCGTGCTTGGAAAGCTCTTGATTCATAATCCGGACATCTTGCTGCTTGATGAGCCTACGAATCATTTGGATATGGATTCGATTGAATGGCTCGAAGGCTATCTTAAGAGCTATAAGGGAATTGTCATTATTGTATCCCATGACCGCTATTTTCTGGACAATGTAGTTTCAAAAATAGTGGAAATCGAGGATATGGAATCAATATCCTATAAGGGCAACTATTCGTCTTTTATCAGCCAAAAAGAAGAAAATATGCGCATTCAATATGAGCATTTCAGAGAGCAGCAAAAAAAGGTCAATAACATGGAAAAACAGGTTATGAGTCTGAGAGACTGGGCGATGAGGGCAGATAATAACAAGTTCTTTAGAAGAGCTGCGAGCATACAAAAAAAGCTCGATAAAATGGAACGAATCGATAAGCCGGTTTTCGAGAGACGGAATATGCGATTGGATTTCAAAGCTGCCGGGCGGTCTGGTAATGAAACCATTAAGGCGATCGGGCTTTCTAAAAGCTATGATGACAAAGTTATTTTGAAAAACGCAGATGTAATGATTCATTATGGCGAGAGAGTGGGACTGATTGGTCCTAATGGCAGCGGAAAAACCACCTTTTTGAAGATGCTTTTAGTTGAAGAGCAGCCGGATCATGGTGTTGTGAAACTAGGCGCGAATGTGTTGGCGGCCTATTTACCACAGAAAATTACCTTTAAAGATGAAGAGTTAACATTGCTGGAAGCATTTAGGGAAGACATTTCGATAGTGGAAGGAAAAGCACGGGAATATCTTTCAAAATTCATGTTTTATAAAAGCAGCGTCTTCAAAAAAGTTAAGCATTTGTCCGGTGGAGAGAGGATCAGGCTAAAGCTAGCCATGCTGTTATTTCAAGATATAAACCTATTAATACTTGATGAACCCACAAACCATCTTGATATTGATTCCATCGAAACCCTTGAGGAAGCCCTCGATGACTTTAAAGGAACGATATTCTTTATCTCTCACGACAGATATTTTATCAATAAAATCGGTGAAAGAGTAATTGCTGTAGAGGACCATTCCTTGAAAAGCTATCCTGGAAATTACGATTATTTTAAAAGTGAAAAAGAGAAGGCAAGCCTGAAGGAAGTGAAAGAGCCTGTTGTAAAAGCTGACAAAGTGAAGAAACAAAGAAATAATCCTGAAGATTCCAAGACAGAAGCAGCAAAGGCTAAGGCTCTAGCAAGTATTGAAAGACTTGAAAATGAAATAAGAGAGATTGATACAACCATGGCGGCCGACCATATGGATTATGAGAAGCTAAATGAACTTTATGTCAGGAGAATGGACTTAAGTAAAGAGCTGGATGCTGTTATGGATTTGTGGTTGAGTTTTGGTGATTAA
- a CDS encoding MFS transporter, giving the protein MQATELSKRHWLLILTLTLLTFVLGTSEFVIVGILTDISSSLHMTNAKAGTLVSAFAITFAIATPLVMSATSHFPKRKWMLFLIGSFIILNALCVISTSYIMLLALRMLTAIVTGVLISLAMIVASETMPIAKRGLAISFVFGGFTLANVIGVPIGTVVAEWYGWNATFLLTTFLGGMAFLASFFILPKKLSQVRSSMRDQFSLLTHPRILMAFFIPSLGFGATYAVYTYLVPILKGMEAPSSSISLILFGYGFISIFSNILAGKIASYNPIGRLRFVFLVQAMVLISLFWTTNNFMFGLINIGLMSLMAILLTTSTQLYLIDLAGIYQPKATGLAASLMPVASNVGIAFGSALGGIVYHQGNLLNVTWVGGLVAICASLLTFLSHHFDKKQKTLTKEQINTKTRRAV; this is encoded by the coding sequence ATGCAAGCCACTGAATTATCTAAGCGACATTGGTTGCTTATCTTAACACTTACTTTGTTAACATTTGTTCTCGGGACAAGCGAATTTGTGATTGTCGGGATCTTAACCGATATCTCCTCGAGTCTTCATATGACAAATGCAAAAGCAGGCACACTCGTTTCTGCGTTTGCAATTACGTTTGCCATTGCCACACCACTCGTGATGTCAGCAACAAGCCATTTTCCAAAGCGAAAATGGATGTTGTTTTTGATAGGATCGTTCATCATCCTGAATGCTTTGTGTGTGATTTCGACGAGCTACATCATGCTTCTTGCACTTCGGATGCTGACGGCAATTGTCACAGGAGTTTTAATCTCTCTTGCTATGATTGTTGCAAGTGAAACCATGCCAATCGCAAAACGAGGGCTTGCTATATCATTCGTTTTCGGTGGTTTTACTCTTGCAAACGTAATTGGAGTACCGATTGGCACTGTCGTTGCTGAATGGTACGGCTGGAATGCAACCTTCCTGTTAACAACTTTTTTGGGTGGAATGGCGTTTTTGGCATCTTTCTTTATTTTGCCTAAAAAACTCAGTCAAGTTCGGAGTTCGATGCGCGATCAATTTTCATTGCTGACACACCCCCGAATCTTAATGGCTTTTTTCATTCCATCTCTAGGATTTGGAGCGACGTATGCCGTTTATACGTATCTTGTTCCAATTCTGAAAGGAATGGAAGCTCCAAGTAGCTCAATCAGTTTGATCTTGTTTGGCTACGGATTTATTTCGATTTTCAGCAACATCCTCGCGGGGAAAATTGCCAGCTACAATCCTATTGGACGCCTTCGATTTGTTTTCCTTGTTCAAGCAATGGTTCTGATCAGTTTGTTTTGGACGACTAATAATTTTATGTTTGGGTTAATTAACATTGGCTTGATGTCATTAATGGCCATCCTTTTAACCACATCTACCCAGCTTTATTTGATAGACCTTGCCGGTATTTATCAGCCAAAAGCGACAGGACTCGCTGCTTCACTGATGCCAGTCGCAAGCAATGTCGGTATCGCCTTTGGTTCTGCATTAGGAGGAATCGTTTACCATCAAGGAAATTTGTTGAATGTGACATGGGTCGGTGGATTAGTTGCTATCTGTGCAAGTCTTCTCACTTTCCTGAGTCATCACTTTGATAAAAAACAAAAGACACTTACAAAAGAACAAATCAATACAAAAACTCGCCGAGCTGTGTGA